CGATTCCTTGACAAAGGTGGCATCGACGATCAAAAGTCCTGACGGTTTCAGGTCGATAAAATAGGTATCGCATGCATCCTGGCTCATGGCAAGCAGCAGATCGACATTGATGGCCCGGGGATAGTCAATGGGTTCATCACTGAATACGATTTCAGACCTGCTTTTCCCGCCTCTGGCCTCGGGCCCGTAACTCTGGGACTGGGTGACGTATTTGCCTTCATGGATGCCGATGGCCTCGGCCAGAATGATTCCTGCAAAAATAAGCCCCTGCCCCCCGAATCCTGAAAGTCGTATTTCATAACGATCTGCCATACCGGTCTCCTGTTTACCCCAACGTTCGGGTTTATTGGCTTTCCGGACTGCATCCCCTGGCTTTTTCTCTGGTTTTTTCATATTCCCTGCTGTAAATCGGAAGCTCCCGGTCCACCAGAACGCCGATGGTAAATTTTCCCTCTATCTGATCACCTGGCATATCGGCCGCCTTTTCGATTGGTATGGCATGGGTCTTCTGCCATTTGAGCATATCGATATGGGAGCCGAGCTGATTGAGCTTTCCATACTGGATATGGCACTGGGAAATAACCTCAACCACGGAAAAACCTTTTTTTTCAATCGCTTTTTCAATCAGACCCTGCAGCAGCTGCGCGTGATACACCGTGCCCCGTGACACAAAGGCAGCACCGGCCGTGGCGGCCAGTTCCGATATATTGAAGGCGTGTTCAATATGGGTATACGGCGCGGTGGTCGAGCGCATTCCGTAAGGGGTCGTGGGTGATGACTGGCCGCCGGTCATGCCGTAAATGCTGTTGTTCACGATAATGGCCGTAAGATCGATATTCCGCCGGGCCGCATGAATGAAATGATTGCCGCCGATGGCGATCGCATCCCCGTCTCCCATGACGACAATGACCTTGAGCAACGGCCGGGCAAGCTTAATACCGGTGGCAAAGGTCAGGGCCCGCCCGTGAACGGTATGCAGCGTGTTGAAATCCACATAGGCCGGCATCCGGCTTGAGCATCCGATCCCGGACACCAGTACGATATCATCCTTTGCATAATCCAGGTGGTGAATGGCCCGAATCAACGCCCCCAGCACGATACCGTTCCCACAGCCAGGGCACCAGACGTGCGGAAATTTTTTATCATGTCTCAGGTATTGGCGGACGATATGCGTTTCATGGTGCATCAGGCTACCTCACGAATTTTCTTTAATATCTCATCCGGTGTGATCAACGAGCCATCGTACCGGTTGAGTTTGACCACTTTAGACAGATTCGTATTCACCCGTTTGACCTCCCGTGAGATCTGCCCGAGATTCATTTCGGGAACAATCACGGCTTTTGACTGGCGGAGTATTTTTTCCACATCATTTCTGGGAAACGGAAACAGGGTCACCAGCTGAAGAAGCCCGACCTTTATTCCTTTGCCGCGGGCGGACTTTACGGCCTGCAGGCAGGAGCGTGCCACAGAGCCGTAGGCGATAAGGCAGATATCCGCATCTTCTGTGTTAAATTCCTTTACGATCTGAATCTCTTTGAAATGCTGATAGATTTTTCGATGCAGCCGCTCATGCAGCGCCGTTATTTCATCTTTCTGAAGCGTCGGGTATCCTCGTACGTCATGAACCAGTCCGGTCACATGATACCGGTAGCCATCGCCAAACGACGCCATGGGGGGTACCCCCCGGGGGGTGTTTTCATAAGGAATATACCACTCCGGCGGCACGGTCGGCTTGATCCGCTTCACGGTGGAAACCGCGCCGGCATCCGGCAGACAGAATATTTCGCGGGTATGGGCCACCACCTCATCGGACAGGATAATGACCGGCGTACGGTATTTTTCAGAAAAATTAAAGGCAGTTACCGTCACATCGAAACAATCCTGAACCGATGATACCGCCAGAACGATAATGGGATGATCCCCGTGCGTTCCCCATCTGGCCTGCATGACATCGCCCTGGGAGGCAAATGTCGGCAGTCCCGTACTCGGCCCGCCTCTCATGACATCGACGATGACACAGGGCACTTCAGCCATACAGGAAAATCCGATAATTTCCTGCATCAGGGAAAACCCCGGGCCACTGGTGGCCGTCATGGCCTTCACCCCGGCCAGAGATGCACCTACGACCGCGCCGATGCTGGCGATTTCATCTTCCATCTGTATAAAGGTGCCATCCAGCCCTGGAAGACGGGCCGCCATGATTTCGGCGATTTCGGTGGCCGGGGTAATCGGATACCCGGCAAAAAAACGGCATCCGGAAGCAATGGCCCCTTCCACAATGGCCTGATTACCATGAATCAGCATACAGGGGGATTTTGACTTTACCGGTTTTGATGACGATTTTCGGTTTGGCACGGTCTACTCCTCATCCTGAACTTCAATGGCAAAATCCGGGCAACGGATTTCACACTGCCGGCATCCGATGCAGGCATCGGGATTTTTGACACGCGGATGGCCGGTTTCATCCGGCTCCAGTACACGGGTCGGGCAAAACTCGATGCAGATGCCGCATCGCTTGCACCAGTCTTTATAAATCTCAATTCTGTATTTGCGTTTGGACGCTGGCGTCTGATCCGATGGTTTCACTATCCGGCTCCTCCCGGATGACAGCCTTAAACGGAAAACCTGAAATAAAAGCCGGGTTTCTTCCGTCATCGACGGTCTGATTAAATGCTCACAGGAATATAAAATAGATAGTAATTTTTATTCGGTTATAATAGATTATGTCAAGGAAAAATAACTACCTGCAATTTCATTTGCGATTCGGGAAAGCCTGTGGATTATGCCTTTGAATATGTGTGTGAAAAAATATGAGCCTGCCGGGATTTACATTCATATCCCCTTTTGTATCAGAAAATGTCCGTACTGCGATTTTTATTCAGTGACCGACCTTTCCCTTCAGGATGCGTTTGTCCGGGCGCTGAAACAAGAATTTTTTTTGAACCGTCAACCGGACAGGGTCTTTGATACCGTGTACCTGGGAGGGGGAACCCCTTCGACCTTGCCCCCTGACGCTGTCGGCCAGCTGCTGGAATCTGCGCACCATGCGTTCTGCATAACAAAAGATGCCGAAATCACAATTGAAGTCAACCCGGGCACGGTCAATGAAAAAAAACTCACCGATCTGCGAAGCGCCGGGATTAATCGCCTCAATATCGGGGTGCAGTCGTTTCAGGACGAAAACCTGAAATTTTTAGGCCGCATCCATTCGGCAGGCGATGCCAGCCGCATTATCCGTCAGGCCAGAGAGGCCGGGTTTGAAAACGTGGGACTGGATCTGATTTATGGCCTGCCGGATCAAAGCGATTCATCATGGCGGTCGGATTTACGTCGGGCCATGGAACTTGAGCCCGAGCACCTGTCCTGTTATATGCTCACCTATGAATCCGGTACGCCATTGGATATTTCCAGAAAAAAGGGAATAGTTCATCCGCTGTCCGAAGGGCGAAGCGCAACCCTCTTTGAAACCACCATGGAGGTGGCGGACGCCGGCGGATACGAGCATTACGAAATCTCCAACTATGCCCGGTTTCCGGCTGCCAGATCCCGGCATAACCAGAAATACTGGGCGTTTGTCCCTTATCTGGGATTCGGCCCGGCGGCTCATTCCTATATGGATGCCAGACGGTATTGGAACCACAGAAATATTTCGGATTATCTGTCAGATCTTGGCCGGGGAAAACGGCCGGTTGGGGGTGAAGAGCAGCTGAACAGAGAACAGCAGATCATGGAGACGCTGTATCTGGGGCTCAGAAAAACCGAGGGAATCGACATTCCATCGTTTGACCGGAATTATGGCGTTTGTTTCAACCAGCTGTACGGAAAGGTCATCGCGCAGCTGAAGGAGCTCGGCTGTATCGAGATTGACGCATCCCGGTGCCGCCTGACCCGAAAGGGGATGCTGTTTCTGGACAGCATCGCTGCCATGTTGATTTAGTTGTTTAAAACCTTCTCTGATCCAGTCAAGCTGGAACCAAAATTGGTCTCACGCAAAGGCGCAAAGGCGCAAAGGCGCAAAAAAAGAAGTTTCACCGCCCGCTTTGCTCGAGGCGCAAAGAACGCAAAGTTGATGGCAACTGGAACCCCGATAGGGGTTGAGTCGTATAGCCGGTGGTTTTAACCACCGGTTAAATTGATTAGCAGGCATAAGTCCTGAAAGGACGACGTTAAGAAATATATTACAAACATGGGAAGCGTTTACTCCCGAGGCTATTAGAGAAAAAAGCCTAAGCCCCTGCAAGGGCGGCGACACGTTGGCATTATCGCAACAATCATTGTATAAATTTACGAATAATTTTTCCATCAGGCTGTTGACGAGTTAACAATTTTTTTTGCGCCTTTGCGCCTTTGCGCCTTTGCGTGAGACCAATCCCTTTGCTGTGTTGCACAAAAAAAAGGATCAATTGTCTGTAGCCTGTAGGGCTTAAGCAATCAATCCCTTTGATGGATTATAAAAACCGGTTGCCAGTTAGGACCTCGGAAAAAATAAAACCCACCACCTTGTTTATCTTTTTGCCCGCCTTCAGCGTTGCATCAAAAAGCACAGGCAACAAGCATGCACGCTTTGATACGCCTTGAAGACGACCAAAAATCCTGCACAATCTTTATGAATTTTATTCCTTCCGAGGCCCTTATCCTGTTTTTCAGGAAAAGGCCTTGACCAGCTTGCTGATATAATACCGGGCCTGGCTGACAGGAGCCGCCATATTGGCCCGATGATTGGCCAGCACCCCGTTCAGGCTGCTCTCGGTAACGACCATGGGGGAGATATCCGCGGCCCGGTGGCAGGCGTCAATGGCTTTCTGAAGCAGTTCCCGGTTGGCCCGCAGGGCCAGTGTCACATTAAAATCCGTCCGGATGCCTTCCAGAATCGTTCCCATGGCGCTTGAAATGCCCTTTGCATAATAAAAATAGTCATCCGCTCTGGATTGCCGGACCGGGACATTGCCGTCCTCCATGGCTTTGACCAGATTCTCGTCACAGGCCGAAATCAGCTCTTCAAACGTATCCAGCAGCAGCAGCAGATTTCTGGAACCCGCATCAAATATGAGTTCTTTGTTTTCGAGTTTTTTCATGAACCCGTTGAGCGCATCCAGAGCATCCCGGTATCTGGACTCCGGAGCCGGAAACCAGTAGCGTTTCGGATCAATCATCAAGCCATCCAGAGCCTGGGCCAGGTGGGCGTCATATTCCTGGGTTTCGTCCGTATAGGTAATTTTTTCCTTGAGAATGGCAACCGTTTTACGTGTTACCTCCAGAACGCCTTCCTGGAAATTTGCCCGGTTATCGGAAAGCCCGAAAATATCATTGGGCCGCCATCCGAGAAACCGCTCATCCAGCTCATATGCCATGGGAATGATGATGGATCGCGCAAAAACCCAGCCTTTGGGTTTGTCTGTAAGACTTTCTTCGGGAATAAAATTTTCTGAAATATCCGTATATTTTCCATTGGTAACCGGGATAGCTTTCTTTTCCGCGATATTTCGGGTTTGAAGCGCCTCCCGTTTTGCGATTGCCGCACGTTTTTCCACTGCCTCCATGCCCTTGTAGGATCCCCAGAGAACCAGACCTGAAATCAGCAGACTGACAATGACTCGAATGGTTGCAAAGCTTCTGAAACCTTTCATATCTACTCCTTGATACCGACAAAAACAGAGTTAATACGGAATATTATAAAAACAGCGCCTGACAGTTTCCATATCCGTATCGATCTGACGACCTCTGCGTGCAGAGGCTGAAATCGCATTACCATTAACTGCTTTTGCTATCCTGCAGCATCACCGGCCTCTGAGTTTTCGACTGTCACCGACACGAATCGTTACATTCAGCGAGTCGAAATACTCAATCAGCGGAATTAGATATTTCCGTGAAATTCCGGCAATTTCCTTGAACTGAGGAGTGGTCATCTCGCCATGGGTCGTGAGAAAATCGACCACTCTGGCTTTAAGATCTTCCACGGCTGCAGCATGAAAATACAGATCTTCCTTGGCTTTCACGATCATCCGTTCACTCACCAGCAGCATGAGCACATCCCTGGCCCGGGCCGCATCCACACTCAATGACTCGGCAAGATCTTTGAAATACGGCGGAGTCAGACCGTCCCGGCTATAAATATCCACAATTTTTTTCCGAATATCCTCCTGATCGATTGCCAGCGATATGACATGGCTGGCCAGACGGACATTCTCTTCTTCCAGGACGATCTCTGCCCCCTTTACCATCTTATTGATCACCAGGTTGAATGATTTTGGCGACAGTAAAGAGGGAAACTTGGACTTGAGTTCCTCTTTCGGCATTCCGCCCTTTAACGGATTATTGCGGTGATAGGATGTCAGAAAATCGATGATATGGCCTTTAGCCGATTCAAACCCGGATTGATGGATATAGACCTGATTTTCCTTATCGGTCTGAATCAGCACCTTATCGGACAATAACGCCTGAATCTCATTGTTCAACGGCTTCTCGGGCAAATTGGTCATCAACCGGAAATGTTTGAACGAAACCCCCTGATATCCGGACTCACGGGCATGCCAGGAAATTATTTCAGACGGGGTTGCCTCGCCAAGGTGCTCGATGCCCTGGATAATTTCCGCTTTAAACCGTTTATGTTTCCGGGGGATGGGGTTGAGAATCCGACCGCCTCCGACCGTATGTACCGGTGAATAGCTCCGGATGACAAACCGGTCATCTTTTACCACCGTCACCGGAGAATCTAATCTGAGCTGAACAACAGCCGTATCGCCCGGAGCCAGTTCCTCACGATCCAGCAGTGCGACGATGCCAAGAATTTCACTGGTCCCGGTATGCAGCCGGATGCGGGTCCGATTCTTCATGGGTTTTTTGTTGCTTTTCAAATAATTCAGGGACACATCGAGCATGTAACTCGGAATCAGGATATCGGAACTGGAGACCACGTCCCCCCGGTTGATGGAGGCTTTTTCAAGCCCCTGAAAGTTGATGGCGGTCCGCATCCCGTTTTTTGCTTCACCAATATTCTGATTATGAACCTGAACCCCCCGGACCTTTGATGTGATGCCGGACGGATAGATCATGACCGTATCGCCCACATCGACTTTGCCGGAAATCAGGGTACCGGTAATAACGGTGCCGAATCCCTTGATGGTAAATACCCGATCGACCGGAAGACGGAAAATCCCGCTTGAATAGCGTTCGGGAATTTGTTTACAGATATCTTCAAGGACCTGTTTGAATTCATCGATACCCTGGCCGGTTGCTGAGGAGACGGGGATAATCGGCGCATTTTCCAGAAATGTTCCCTGAGCAAATTCACGGACATCCTCGGTTACCAGCTCCTGCCACTCCTCATCCACCATATCGACTTTGGTGAGAACGACCAGCCCGTATTTGATGCCCAGCAAACTGCAGATTTCCATGTGCTCCCGGGTCTGAGGCATCACGCCCTCATCCGCGGCTATGACCATGGCCACGATATCAATGCCGGTAGCCCCTGCCACCATATTCTTGACAAATTTCTCGTGGCCCGGCACATCGACAATGCCGAGGTGCTGACCGCTCGGAAGCGCCATTGACGCAAAACCGAGTTCTATGGTGATTCCGCGAAGTTTTTCCTCCTTTAACCGGTCGGTATCAATTCCCGTGGCCGCTTTGATCAGGCTGGTTTTCCCGTGATCGATATGTCCTGCGGTGCCGAGGATTATCTCTTTCAAAGACTCAAATCTCCTTTAAACACTCTTTTTTCTGTTACGGAAATAATCCATCACATAGGCCATACCGCATAAAAACACACCCAGACCGGCCACATAGATCGCATCGGCCCCGGGATAAAAAAACCGGGTAAGAAGGACCGCAAACCCCGCGCCTAATATCGCGCGCATTATAAATATATATAATTTAGTCAATGTCTTATAACTTACTGTTAAAAGTTAAATACCTATCCTTACGGCGGCAAATACCCTGCGCCCTTTTCCTATCCAACCCTGCAACATCATGATGATATGAATTATCTCGATTTATTTAAAGTCATATAGCAGAAGCCAGACAGGGTCAATAGCAAGTTTTATAAACTTAAACCTGTATAACAGATTGTAATTTTTTTTTAAAGAGGATGATAAATATTCTTGAAATACCTGAAACATTCTGATAGATATATTTTCTGTTGATTGTGGTGGGTGTAGCTCAGTTGGTAGAGCACCGGGTTGTGGCCCCGGTTGCCGAGGGTTCAAGTCCCTTCACTCACCCCATTTTATTAGCGCCCGTAGCTCAGCTGGATAGAGTTCCGGACTTCGAATCCGTAGGTCGCCCGTTCGAATCGGGCCGGGCGCACCATGAAAATCAAGGGTCTGCAGTTTTTTTGCTGTAGACTTTTTTTGTTTTTGGTCCGGGGCTGGTCCGAGTGATTTTTTTCCCTTGTTCCACCTGGGAAAATCGGGCCACCGAACACTGAACGGCGCAAAACGACGTGTCCTGCTCTCCCCCCCTAAAGTACAAAAAAATCTAAAAACACGACAGTAGTTTGCCACGCCCTGACGCCCTGCCCCACAAGACTTAAAAAGCCTTCTGAGGGGGGTTCCGCGAGTGAGATCGCTTTACCCGGTAAAGGGTTTGGTGCGGTAGTGGAGTTGGTGGAGTTAATGTTTATCGATGCCCCCACCCCCCGACACGACCCGTCCGAAAAAAACAATCCTTGAAAATTAGCGTCTTTAGCAGTTTAGCTAACCGCTCTCAACGGCCTTGAGGGTCTTACCGTCCCCCGTTTTCCACTCGGTCAGGAGGCCCATTGGCGTTTCCCCCCAGAACGATGGCTGTTGTCGTGGAGGGGCGGGCCAGAGTGATTTTTTTCCTCGTTCCACCTGGGAAAATCCTTCCACTGAAAAAATTACAGGGTTAGATCCGAACCCAAAATCTTCTTCGGTCTACGCAAAAAATGCTAAAATTGCTAAAAAGAAAAAAGTGCCGGGGGCACCACTGTGGTTAGCGGGAAAAAGGTAAAATCGCCTTTTAGGCATGTACCGGGGATCGCCCGACTTCATTCCGGCACATATTGGTCGGTGCGCTCGACTCTCTTGCGTTTACGCCCCACCACTTAAACGCCTAACGCCACCTGGCCAACGGGAACACGCCGGATGTTTAGAAACCGTGCAAATCAGGTTTGAAAGAGGCCATAAACGTTGTTAAACGACCATTGAAAAATAAAATGGCCGGGTCAGATTATGTCGTGTCCGATCTTCATTTTTGAAGGCTCAGTTAGTTTGTGATTTATAGCAGGTATCTGTATTTGGGGATTTTATCGAAAATAATTGGAAAAGCAGAGATTAAAAACAAAAAGAAACGTGCAATCTCAACACCCCTACTTTTCATTATCACTGATAAAGGTCAAGAGCAGACTTGACCCCTTTTTTAAACCCCTTTCTTAATTTCCCTTACTATTCTCCTGAAATCAATTATTTTTTTAACGACTCAATCAGCATAGACATTGCTTTTACGGCTCTTTCAGAATGGCTTTCCATGACAAAGTCTTTCTGCAACATTGGGTCTGTCATGTCGATGTCTTTTACTGGTCTTTTTTTGAAGCGAAAATGAACAAGGTGATTTCGAAGTTCAATTAACCATTTTACCTCTTGATAAACTTGCCCAGATTTATCCAATTCCAGCTTATTTGCTATTTTTGGAATAATTACCAATTTTGAAACAAGACTTAGATTGTCTAAATGGTTCTTGAAATAGCTACTTGAGAAATTTGAAATACCGTATTCATTAATAAATGCTTCAATCGCCATAGCAGAAAAGACTATTGCTATGGTAGCTTTATCATGCACATCACTTGCTGCTTTGATCAGTTTTTCATGATCTATGTTTGTTTCACCAACCAGAGCATTTCTATGCGAAGCTGATTTTTTAGCATTATCACATGCCTCGGCTGCGATACTCATATATCTGCCATAGCTTGATAATGAAATCTCGTTATTTTTTATTTGAGACATTGTCCCTCTTTGGAAACATCTCGCGGTAGGAACGCCGGTTACCCAGCGCCCCCCGCACAGTCCCGGACGTGCGGTTTTCCCGCATCCGGTTCTTCGGTTGTACTCGCTTTCGCGTAAAACATTTGCTTCAGGAAAACACTCGATGCCGTTTGGTCGATAAAGGCAATTTGGGCCTTACAATCCCGAGTCGCTCAATGGCATTTAGGAAAACTTTCCAGGTAAAACTCTTCCGTTTCCCTCCTCGTCGATTCAGCCATTTGAATGCACATTCGACCGCCCAACTGTAAAAACGCCATAACGACCGGGAGTTGCCGACCACGCTGTAATAGTTGTAGTGACCGCGAAGTCGTCTGTTCAAGGCCGTTATGAATTTTATCCCTTTTGAATGACGGTTTTTCCTGATCCAATCCTTGATGCGACGACATGCGCCCTGCAATTTCTTGCGCGCAGTCCGCTGCATGACTCTTACCAGCCCTTTATTGTCATGGGTCCAGTATGTCTCAAACCCCAGAAAGACAATTCGTCTGCTTCGGCTTGGATGAAACCGACTGAACCGCATCAAATGCGTCTTCTCCGGAGCTACCATCAAATCGAACTTGGACAACCGTTTGGGCAAAACATCGAAGAATCGATGCGCATCACTGCGGTACTGAAAGGCACAGACAAAGTCGTCCGCATACCTGAGCAACAGCGCATCGCCTCTGCAGTGGGCCTTGACTACCTTTTCAAACCACAGATCCAGTGCAAAATGCAGGTACACATTGGCCAGAACCGGCGATACGATCCCGCCCTGGGGCGTGCCGGTCTCCGGATGGATGATTTTTCCATCCGTATCCAGTATCCCTGCCTTCAGCCATTTGCAGATCAGATTTAAAAACGCTGTATCATCGATCCGTTCACGCAGCATTCGCAACAGCCAGTCGTGATCCATATGGCCGAAAAAGCCTTTGATGTCGGCTTCAACAACGTATCCATATTTCCCGAATTGAAGATTGAAACGCAGATCGTTTACCGCATCCTTTGCGCTCCGCTTCGGGCGATAGCCGTAGCTATTGTCAAGAAAATCCGCCTCGAAAATGGATGACAGCAATTTTGCACAGGCCAGCTGCACCAACCGGTCTTCCAGCACCGGTATGCCCAGCGGTCTTTTCTTGCCGTTTTCCTTGGGAATGTAACAGCGTCGTATCAGTTTGGCGCGATACCGCCTGGTTTTCAGTCGCTCTGCCAATCCTTGAATGTTGGCCTCGAGATTTTTCTCATAGGCCTGAGCCGTCACCTTATCTACTCCACTGGCGGCATGTTTATTCAGACCCCTCCAGCAAGCGTGTAAAAATGGCGCATTCAAATACCTGTAAAGATTCTGAAAACGATGTTTTCCATTAGCTCCTGCCTTAATTGCTATTCCCCGCAGTGAGGTTTGCTCGTATT
This genomic stretch from Desulfobacterales bacterium harbors:
- the selB gene encoding selenocysteine-specific translation elongation factor; this translates as MKEIILGTAGHIDHGKTSLIKAATGIDTDRLKEEKLRGITIELGFASMALPSGQHLGIVDVPGHEKFVKNMVAGATGIDIVAMVIAADEGVMPQTREHMEICSLLGIKYGLVVLTKVDMVDEEWQELVTEDVREFAQGTFLENAPIIPVSSATGQGIDEFKQVLEDICKQIPERYSSGIFRLPVDRVFTIKGFGTVITGTLISGKVDVGDTVMIYPSGITSKVRGVQVHNQNIGEAKNGMRTAINFQGLEKASINRGDVVSSSDILIPSYMLDVSLNYLKSNKKPMKNRTRIRLHTGTSEILGIVALLDREELAPGDTAVVQLRLDSPVTVVKDDRFVIRSYSPVHTVGGGRILNPIPRKHKRFKAEIIQGIEHLGEATPSEIISWHARESGYQGVSFKHFRLMTNLPEKPLNNEIQALLSDKVLIQTDKENQVYIHQSGFESAKGHIIDFLTSYHRNNPLKGGMPKEELKSKFPSLLSPKSFNLVINKMVKGAEIVLEEENVRLASHVISLAIDQEDIRKKIVDIYSRDGLTPPYFKDLAESLSVDAARARDVLMLLVSERMIVKAKEDLYFHAAAVEDLKARVVDFLTTHGEMTTPQFKEIAGISRKYLIPLIEYFDSLNVTIRVGDSRKLRGR
- the hemW gene encoding radical SAM family heme chaperone HemW, with amino-acid sequence MCVKKYEPAGIYIHIPFCIRKCPYCDFYSVTDLSLQDAFVRALKQEFFLNRQPDRVFDTVYLGGGTPSTLPPDAVGQLLESAHHAFCITKDAEITIEVNPGTVNEKKLTDLRSAGINRLNIGVQSFQDENLKFLGRIHSAGDASRIIRQAREAGFENVGLDLIYGLPDQSDSSWRSDLRRAMELEPEHLSCYMLTYESGTPLDISRKKGIVHPLSEGRSATLFETTMEVADAGGYEHYEISNYARFPAARSRHNQKYWAFVPYLGFGPAAHSYMDARRYWNHRNISDYLSDLGRGKRPVGGEEQLNREQQIMETLYLGLRKTEGIDIPSFDRNYGVCFNQLYGKVIAQLKELGCIEIDASRCRLTRKGMLFLDSIAAMLI
- a CDS encoding 2-oxoacid:ferredoxin oxidoreductase subunit beta — encoded protein: MHHETHIVRQYLRHDKKFPHVWCPGCGNGIVLGALIRAIHHLDYAKDDIVLVSGIGCSSRMPAYVDFNTLHTVHGRALTFATGIKLARPLLKVIVVMGDGDAIAIGGNHFIHAARRNIDLTAIIVNNSIYGMTGGQSSPTTPYGMRSTTAPYTHIEHAFNISELAATAGAAFVSRGTVYHAQLLQGLIEKAIEKKGFSVVEVISQCHIQYGKLNQLGSHIDMLKWQKTHAIPIEKAADMPGDQIEGKFTIGVLVDRELPIYSREYEKTREKARGCSPESQ
- a CDS encoding 2-oxoacid:acceptor oxidoreductase family protein — its product is MADRYEIRLSGFGGQGLIFAGIILAEAIGIHEGKYVTQSQSYGPEARGGKSRSEIVFSDEPIDYPRAINVDLLLAMSQDACDTYFIDLKPSGLLIVDATFVKESPLSRAISIPCTEISQSLTGTATASNMVALGAICRCSGVVSPMSLKKAILNRSPKGTEGINIKAFNAGIKAAGTCCG
- the ltrA gene encoding group II intron reverse transcriptase/maturase, which codes for MVHYTSEMLSQNHWWEERRVSDSPLYADGVSYQAYYSEVGKAHYMGKDLTEVRSLQRKLVPDNVGLGQYEQTSLRGIAIKAGANGKHRFQNLYRYLNAPFLHACWRGLNKHAASGVDKVTAQAYEKNLEANIQGLAERLKTRRYRAKLIRRCYIPKENGKKRPLGIPVLEDRLVQLACAKLLSSIFEADFLDNSYGYRPKRSAKDAVNDLRFNLQFGKYGYVVEADIKGFFGHMDHDWLLRMLRERIDDTAFLNLICKWLKAGILDTDGKIIHPETGTPQGGIVSPVLANVYLHFALDLWFEKVVKAHCRGDALLLRYADDFVCAFQYRSDAHRFFDVLPKRLSKFDLMVAPEKTHLMRFSRFHPSRSRRIVFLGFETYWTHDNKGLVRVMQRTARKKLQGACRRIKDWIRKNRHSKGIKFITALNRRLRGHYNYYSVVGNSRSLWRFYSWAVECAFKWLNRRGGKRKSFTWKVFLNAIERLGIVRPKLPLSTKRHRVFS
- a CDS encoding DUF2333 family protein, with protein sequence MKGFRSFATIRVIVSLLISGLVLWGSYKGMEAVEKRAAIAKREALQTRNIAEKKAIPVTNGKYTDISENFIPEESLTDKPKGWVFARSIIIPMAYELDERFLGWRPNDIFGLSDNRANFQEGVLEVTRKTVAILKEKITYTDETQEYDAHLAQALDGLMIDPKRYWFPAPESRYRDALDALNGFMKKLENKELIFDAGSRNLLLLLDTFEELISACDENLVKAMEDGNVPVRQSRADDYFYYAKGISSAMGTILEGIRTDFNVTLALRANRELLQKAIDACHRAADISPMVVTESSLNGVLANHRANMAAPVSQARYYISKLVKAFS
- a CDS encoding 2-oxoacid:acceptor oxidoreductase subunit alpha, giving the protein MLIHGNQAIVEGAIASGCRFFAGYPITPATEIAEIMAARLPGLDGTFIQMEDEIASIGAVVGASLAGVKAMTATSGPGFSLMQEIIGFSCMAEVPCVIVDVMRGGPSTGLPTFASQGDVMQARWGTHGDHPIIVLAVSSVQDCFDVTVTAFNFSEKYRTPVIILSDEVVAHTREIFCLPDAGAVSTVKRIKPTVPPEWYIPYENTPRGVPPMASFGDGYRYHVTGLVHDVRGYPTLQKDEITALHERLHRKIYQHFKEIQIVKEFNTEDADICLIAYGSVARSCLQAVKSARGKGIKVGLLQLVTLFPFPRNDVEKILRQSKAVIVPEMNLGQISREVKRVNTNLSKVVKLNRYDGSLITPDEILKKIREVA
- a CDS encoding 4Fe-4S binding protein, which produces MKPSDQTPASKRKYRIEIYKDWCKRCGICIEFCPTRVLEPDETGHPRVKNPDACIGCRQCEIRCPDFAIEVQDEE